The following are encoded together in the Flavobacteriales bacterium genome:
- the tgt gene encoding tRNA guanosine(34) transglycosylase Tgt — protein MKFRLDITDSKTRARAGILETDHGSIATPIFMPVGTAGTVKGLYQQQLSADVQAQIILGNTYHLYLRPGMDVIADAGGLHRFMGWEGPILTDSGGYQVFSLSEIRKIKEEGATFTSHIDGSRHFFSPEHAIDVQRTIGADIIMAFDECTPYPCEYDQAKKSMELTHRWLDRSYKQFTETEPRYGYEQSLFPIVQGSVYPDLREKSAAYVAGLDCAGNAIGGLSVGEPHEDMYAMTDMVCRILPEHKPRYLMGVGTPVNLLECISLGIDMFDCVMPTRNARNGLIYTMDGMINIRNEKWKNDHTPLDPGGDAFVDRQYTRSYVRHLHISGEMLGAMITSLHNLRFYLRLMEEARRHILAGDFALWKADAIRSISKRL, from the coding sequence ATGAAGTTCAGACTGGACATAACGGATTCTAAAACCCGCGCACGAGCCGGGATCCTGGAAACGGATCATGGATCCATCGCAACCCCGATATTTATGCCGGTTGGTACTGCGGGGACTGTCAAAGGGCTTTACCAGCAGCAGCTGAGCGCTGATGTTCAGGCGCAGATCATATTGGGAAATACATACCACCTCTATCTGAGACCGGGTATGGATGTGATTGCCGATGCAGGTGGTCTGCACCGGTTTATGGGATGGGAAGGCCCCATACTTACCGATAGCGGAGGATATCAGGTCTTTTCTTTGTCGGAGATCAGAAAGATAAAGGAAGAAGGAGCCACGTTTACATCACATATAGACGGCTCCCGGCATTTCTTCAGTCCGGAACATGCCATTGACGTGCAGCGGACCATTGGTGCTGATATCATCATGGCGTTTGATGAGTGTACACCATATCCCTGCGAATATGATCAGGCAAAGAAGTCGATGGAACTTACGCATCGCTGGCTGGATCGTTCCTACAAACAATTCACAGAAACGGAACCGCGATATGGTTATGAGCAATCTCTTTTCCCTATCGTGCAAGGCAGTGTGTATCCTGATCTGAGGGAGAAGTCCGCAGCATATGTTGCCGGATTGGATTGCGCAGGTAATGCCATAGGCGGATTATCCGTTGGCGAACCCCATGAAGATATGTATGCCATGACGGACATGGTGTGCCGCATATTACCGGAGCACAAGCCCAGGTACCTCATGGGTGTGGGAACACCGGTGAATTTGCTGGAATGCATTTCATTGGGTATTGATATGTTTGACTGTGTGATGCCTACCCGTAATGCGCGGAATGGTTTGATATATACGATGGACGGGATGATCAACATCCGCAATGAAAAATGGAAGAACGATCATACACCTCTGGATCCTGGTGGCGATGCTTTTGTTGACCGGCAATATACCCGGTCTTATGTACGCCATCTTCATATATCCGGAGAAATGCTGGGTGCCATGATCACCAGTTTGCATAACCTCCGTTTTTACCTTAGGCTGATGGAAGAAGCCCGCAGGCATATTCTGGCCGGTGATTTTGCCCTGTGGAAAGCGGATGCGATTCGTTCCATTTCAAAGAGATTGTAA
- the folK gene encoding 2-amino-4-hydroxy-6-hydroxymethyldihydropteridine diphosphokinase, translated as MTTIFLLLGSNLGDRHANLALGRAHVEVNVGQITKTSAIYESEPWGLKDQPVFLNQAVELITSLSPQAVLKELKEMEQKAGRNEDHVRWGPRALDADILLFGQMVISETDLQVPHPRLHERRFALIPLAEIAAEQRHPLMNKAIADLLAECRDEGGVNKI; from the coding sequence ATGACAACGATTTTTTTGTTGCTTGGCAGTAATCTGGGCGATCGTCACGCAAACCTGGCGTTGGGAAGGGCGCACGTTGAGGTAAACGTGGGACAGATCACTAAAACATCAGCCATCTATGAATCTGAACCGTGGGGGTTGAAGGACCAGCCGGTGTTCCTGAACCAGGCGGTTGAATTGATAACAAGCCTTTCCCCTCAAGCCGTTTTAAAGGAATTGAAGGAGATGGAGCAGAAGGCCGGACGAAATGAGGATCATGTTCGATGGGGGCCGAGGGCTTTGGATGCAGACATACTCCTGTTTGGGCAGATGGTCATTTCCGAAACGGATCTTCAGGTACCCCACCCGCGTTTGCATGAACGGCGGTTCGCATTGATCCCTCTTGCCGAGATAGCGGCAGAACAGCGACATCCCCTTATGAATAAGGCAATTGCGGATTTGTTAGCGGAATGCCGGGATGAAGGCGGCGTGAATAAGATTTGA
- a CDS encoding RNA methyltransferase, which yields MRKLQNKELGRLDADQFRKADKLPLTIVLDNIRSAHNVGSVFRSADAFRVAAIYCCGITAVPPQKELLKTALGATDTVTWKYFGTTGEAIHELKQYSTRIIGIEQTDISTSLNDFRIDPTTSYAIVLGHEVKGVSADILSLCDAVVDIPQAGTKHSLNIAVAAGIVSWAFFRQHSLVSEQTR from the coding sequence ATGCGAAAGCTTCAAAACAAAGAACTGGGCCGGCTGGATGCTGATCAATTCAGAAAAGCAGACAAGCTTCCCTTGACGATCGTGTTAGACAATATCCGTAGCGCTCATAACGTGGGCTCTGTATTCAGAAGCGCGGATGCCTTTCGCGTTGCTGCTATATACTGTTGCGGTATCACCGCGGTGCCACCGCAAAAAGAATTACTAAAAACCGCATTGGGTGCGACAGACACCGTGACATGGAAATATTTCGGCACGACCGGGGAAGCCATTCACGAATTGAAACAATACAGCACCCGCATTATCGGAATTGAACAAACGGACATCAGCACATCGCTGAATGACTTCCGCATAGATCCAACGACATCCTATGCGATCGTTCTGGGACATGAAGTTAAGGGCGTATCCGCTGATATTCTTTCATTGTGTGATGCCGTTGTAGACATTCCTCAGGCTGGCACCAAGCATTCCCTGAACATTGCCGTTGCTGCAGGCATCGTTTCCTGGGCCTTCTTCAGACAACATTCCCTCGTATCCGAACAGACCCGTTGA
- the mutS gene encoding DNA mismatch repair protein MutS has translation MAVAGKRKTKSKTKSTETPLMQQYNAIKGKHPDALLLFRVGDFYETFGEDAVKAAGILGIVLTKRANGSASEIALAGFPHHSLDTYLPKLVRAGYRVAICDQLEDPKMTKTIVKRGVTELVTPGVTMNDQVLDTRSNNHLAAVHFDKDQVGVAFLDISTGEFLVTQGNHDHAEKILTGFSPSEVIYLKHDRKQFVQVFGDRYFTYAMEDWVFTQDFAQDILLKHFQTNSLKGFGVEQLHTGIVAAGACLHYVAETQHDKVSHITGISRIEEDRYVWLDRFTIRNLELFHSANPDATTFREVIDETVSPMGSRMLRKWIAFPLKDVNAIRARHDVVEELLENDALFATLEREIQQIGDLERLISKVAAQRINPRELGQLLRSLQSVEPVREACTESKCKALKELAGQMILCDEAIQKIAGTLVDEPPALLNKGKVIAEGISPELDELRSIAGSGKEHLLKIQQRETERTGIPSLKVAFNNVFGYYLEVTNAHKNKVPSEWIRKQTLVNAERYITEELKSYEEKILGAEDKMLALEARLFQELVSALVPYVKHVQVNAQIIARLDCLCSFATCARKGNYARPVVDEGEVLDIRGGRHPVIESQLPPGESYIANDVLLDPESQQIIIVTGPNMAGKSALLRQTALIVLMAQMGSFVPATQATIGWVDKIFTRVGASDNISSGESTFMVEMNETSSILNNLSPRSLILLDEIGRGTSTYDGISIAWSITEYLHENKHARAKTMFATHYHELNDMAGLFPRIRNYNVSVKEVNNKILFLRKLVAGGSAHSFGIHVARMAGMPKPILNKAEEMLKHLESTHGNKGREEGNGVAKRGEDVQLSFFQLDDPVLEQVRDEILELDINTLTPVEALMKLNEIKKLVGGKT, from the coding sequence ATGGCCGTAGCAGGAAAGCGAAAGACCAAATCAAAAACCAAGAGTACCGAAACCCCATTGATGCAGCAGTACAACGCCATCAAAGGGAAACACCCGGATGCGTTATTGCTGTTCAGGGTGGGTGATTTTTACGAAACCTTCGGTGAAGATGCTGTAAAGGCCGCCGGGATCTTAGGCATTGTCCTCACCAAACGCGCCAACGGGTCTGCTTCGGAGATCGCATTGGCGGGCTTTCCGCATCATTCACTTGACACCTATCTCCCGAAACTGGTACGCGCCGGATACCGTGTGGCCATTTGCGATCAGCTGGAAGATCCCAAGATGACCAAAACCATTGTGAAACGCGGTGTGACAGAACTTGTGACGCCGGGGGTGACCATGAATGATCAGGTGCTGGATACCCGCTCAAACAATCATCTGGCAGCAGTACATTTCGATAAAGATCAGGTAGGGGTGGCGTTTCTGGATATATCCACCGGCGAGTTTCTGGTAACTCAAGGTAACCATGATCATGCTGAAAAAATATTAACGGGTTTTTCACCAAGTGAGGTGATCTATCTTAAGCACGACAGGAAACAGTTCGTTCAGGTATTCGGAGATCGCTATTTTACGTATGCGATGGAAGACTGGGTGTTTACACAGGACTTTGCCCAGGATATTCTGTTGAAACACTTTCAGACGAATTCGCTTAAGGGCTTTGGTGTGGAGCAACTGCATACCGGAATTGTAGCTGCCGGCGCCTGTCTTCATTATGTAGCCGAAACACAACACGATAAAGTTTCTCACATTACCGGGATTTCAAGAATAGAGGAGGACCGGTATGTGTGGCTGGACCGCTTCACGATACGGAATCTGGAGTTGTTTCATTCTGCCAATCCGGATGCCACCACATTTCGGGAAGTGATCGATGAGACCGTTTCCCCGATGGGTTCACGCATGCTGCGCAAGTGGATCGCCTTTCCACTGAAAGATGTCAACGCGATCCGGGCAAGACATGATGTGGTAGAAGAGTTGCTTGAAAATGATGCCCTATTTGCGACATTGGAAAGGGAGATACAACAGATTGGTGACCTGGAAAGACTCATCTCCAAAGTGGCGGCGCAACGTATCAACCCGAGAGAGCTGGGGCAACTGTTGCGTTCCCTCCAATCCGTAGAACCTGTCCGCGAAGCCTGCACAGAATCGAAATGCAAGGCACTAAAAGAGCTGGCCGGACAAATGATCCTGTGCGATGAAGCCATTCAAAAGATCGCAGGTACCCTCGTTGATGAGCCACCGGCCTTGCTTAACAAGGGCAAGGTGATCGCAGAAGGAATTTCACCTGAACTGGATGAGCTGAGGAGTATCGCAGGATCGGGAAAGGAACACTTGCTTAAAATTCAGCAAAGGGAAACGGAGCGAACCGGCATTCCATCACTAAAGGTGGCATTTAATAATGTTTTCGGCTATTACCTGGAGGTTACCAATGCCCATAAAAATAAGGTGCCATCAGAGTGGATCAGGAAACAAACCCTGGTGAATGCGGAGCGATACATCACCGAGGAACTGAAATCCTATGAAGAAAAAATACTGGGTGCGGAAGATAAAATGCTGGCGTTGGAAGCCCGTCTTTTTCAGGAACTCGTGTCAGCATTGGTTCCCTATGTGAAGCATGTGCAGGTGAATGCACAGATTATCGCCAGACTGGATTGTTTGTGTTCATTCGCAACCTGTGCAAGAAAGGGCAACTATGCGCGACCAGTTGTTGATGAAGGGGAGGTGCTTGATATCCGTGGCGGTCGTCATCCGGTAATCGAATCACAGCTGCCTCCGGGGGAATCATACATAGCCAACGATGTTTTACTGGATCCGGAATCGCAGCAGATCATTATCGTGACCGGACCCAATATGGCGGGTAAATCGGCACTCCTCCGGCAAACGGCATTGATTGTGCTCATGGCGCAGATGGGCAGTTTTGTGCCGGCTACTCAGGCAACGATCGGTTGGGTGGATAAAATATTCACCCGCGTTGGTGCATCGGATAATATCTCCTCAGGGGAGTCAACATTCATGGTGGAGATGAATGAAACCTCCAGCATTCTGAATAACCTGTCTCCCCGAAGTCTGATTCTTCTTGATGAGATCGGCCGCGGTACGAGTACGTATGATGGTATTTCCATCGCATGGTCTATCACCGAGTATCTTCATGAAAACAAACACGCCAGGGCAAAGACCATGTTTGCCACCCACTACCACGAGTTGAATGATATGGCGGGTCTGTTTCCGCGTATCAGGAACTACAATGTTTCTGTCAAAGAGGTAAACAATAAGATCCTTTTTCTGCGGAAGCTGGTTGCAGGTGGAAGTGCCCATAGTTTCGGAATTCACGTAGCACGGATGGCGGGTATGCCCAAACCCATCTTGAACAAGGCGGAGGAAATGCTGAAACATCTGGAATCAACCCATGGGAACAAGGGAAGGGAAGAAGGGAATGGCGTTGCCAAACGTGGTGAAGATGTGCAACTGAGCTTTTTTCAATTGGACGATCCGGTATTGGAGCAGGTCAGGGATGAGATTCTGGAACTGGATATTAATACGCTCACGCCAGTGGAAGCTTTGATGAAGCTGAACGAAATAAAAAAGCTGGTAGGAGGGAAGACCTAA